One genomic region from Uloborus diversus isolate 005 chromosome 2, Udiv.v.3.1, whole genome shotgun sequence encodes:
- the LOC129217240 gene encoding UPF0415 protein C7orf25 homolog encodes MSDKSKDSIYDGLLKKISETENLIKQCKSLPDISGKAKLQRKIEAELRFLQRLSKNPDKLKEEHIRSSNIYHLSAIIRCCSEMQGVVKVLETFSYEFYGDEESDEGEERSLVVDIVADFGRTWIKVATRNPVHLYQASIGLGKYGRKSIVEQVEDMVECANQNLHMFSPPKIIVRLAAGVTKELKELLENLKVQVIGDVVNSDDEELPSRSSSPTENLERNVDNLLTPLESLHLNFAHSLQSPRDTVQVEHCESDYFSLNTVPTDAILNLDVSTFLAYVSNMTNGHCNAKYNEKLLMDLAEMERAHPVKTILDQLFENKKLICCQTAHKDFMEILSTVGGDEEKKRASEFLKRVTVISDNVSPNALCLEKTSKIKDRSKIVFGTGDSMKAITVSANLGFLRAARSQGIKFVAFVHESRALTECKELKDE; translated from the exons ATGTCAGATAAATCTAAAGACTCTATTTATGATGGTTTActgaagaaaatttctgaaactgaaaatttaataaagcaGTGTAAAAGTTTACCTGACATATCTGGAAAAGCCAAGCTGCAGAGAAAAATAGAGGCTGAACTTCGCTTCTTACAACGA CTTTCTAAAAATCCAGATAAATTAAAAGAAGAACATATACGAAGCTCAAACATCTATCATTTGTCTGCAATTATTAGATGTTGCAGTGAAATGCAAGGTGTAGTAAAGGTACTGGAAACATTTTCATATGAATTTTATGGTGACGAGGAGAGTGATGAAGGTGAAGAAAGATCTCTTGTTGTAGATATTGTTGCAGATTTTGGCAGAACATGGATTAAAGTTGCTACCAGAAATCCTGTTCATTTGTATCAAGCTTCAATTG GTCTTGGAAAATATGGAAGGAAGTCAATAGTGGAACAAGTAGAAGACATGGTTGAATGTGCTAATCAGAACTTACACATGTTTTCCCCTCCTAAAATCATTGTACGTTTAGCAGCTGGTGTCACCAAAGAGTTAAAAGAACttctagaaaatttaaaggtACAAGTCATTGGCGATGTCGTGAATTCTGATGACGAAGAATTGCCCAGTAGAAGTAGTTCTCCAACAGAGAACCTAGAAAGAAATGTTGATAACTTATTGACTCCATTAGAATCTTTACATCTTAACTTTGCTCACTCTTTGCAAAGTCCTAGAGATACTGTTCAAGTTGAACATTGTGAAAGTGACTATTTTAGCTTAAATACAGTTCCAACTGACGCAATACTGAATCTGGATGTTTCCAcatttcttgcatatgtatcaaACATGACTAACGGACACTGTAAtgcaaaatataatgaaaaattactCATGGATTTAGCTGAGATGGAAAGAGCACACCCAGTGAAAACTATTTTAGACCAATTGTTTGAAA ACAAAAAGTTAATTTGTTGCCAGACTGCTCACAAGGATTTTATGGAAATTTTATCTACTGTTGGTGgagacgaagaaaaaaaaagagcttcagAATTCTTAAAGAGAGTTACTGTAATCTCAGACAATGTATCACCAAATGCCCTTTGTTTAGAGAAAACTAGTAAAATTAAAGATCGTTCAAAG atTGTTTTCGGTACTGGTGATTCAATGAAAGCTATTACTGTAAGTGCAAATTTAGGATTTTTACGAGCAGCGCGTTCTCAG GGAATTAAATTTGTTGCCTTCGTTCATGAATCAAGAGCTTTGACAGAGTGTAAAGAACTGAAAGATGAATAA